Proteins encoded in a region of the Enterococcus gilvus ATCC BAA-350 genome:
- the map gene encoding type I methionyl aminopeptidase: MVSLKSAREIEQMKESGAILAGIHKQLRDMIVPGITTKEIDQFVQEKVEESGAVAAQIGFEGYEFATCTSVNDEICHGFPSNYRLKSGDVLKVDFCVDYHGAISDSCWTYAVGEITPEHQALMDATKEALMLGIAQAQVGNRVGDIGHAIQTYAEGKGYGVVQDFLAHGIGPTIHEEPFFPHFGTAGKGPRLKEGMTITIEPMITTGTWEAGIDGNGWTARTLDGSFCAQYEHSIAITKEGPVIMTNQDTE; the protein is encoded by the coding sequence ATGGTGTCATTAAAATCCGCACGAGAAATCGAGCAAATGAAAGAATCAGGGGCTATTTTAGCCGGTATACATAAACAGCTACGGGACATGATCGTTCCAGGGATCACAACCAAAGAGATCGATCAATTTGTTCAAGAAAAAGTCGAAGAATCAGGCGCAGTGGCGGCTCAGATCGGCTTTGAAGGCTATGAATTCGCGACATGTACAAGTGTGAATGACGAGATCTGTCACGGGTTTCCGTCAAATTATCGCTTGAAATCAGGCGATGTGCTGAAGGTCGATTTCTGTGTCGACTACCACGGTGCGATCTCTGATAGCTGCTGGACCTATGCAGTCGGCGAGATCACGCCCGAACATCAGGCCTTGATGGATGCAACGAAAGAAGCCTTGATGCTCGGTATCGCGCAAGCACAGGTCGGCAATCGTGTAGGGGATATCGGTCATGCGATCCAAACGTATGCAGAAGGAAAAGGCTACGGCGTCGTGCAAGATTTTCTTGCCCACGGCATTGGCCCAACGATCCACGAAGAGCCCTTCTTCCCGCATTTCGGAACAGCTGGTAAAGGTCCGCGCCTAAAAGAAGGCATGACGATCACGATCGAACCAATGATCACGACTGGAACATGGGAGGCTGGCATTGATGGGAATGGCTGGACAGCCCGCACGCTGGACGGCAGTTTTTGTGCCCAATATGAACATTCTATTGCCATTACTAAAGAGGGACCTGTGATCATGACGAACCAAGATACTGAATAA